A genomic segment from Branchiostoma floridae strain S238N-H82 chromosome 7, Bfl_VNyyK, whole genome shotgun sequence encodes:
- the LOC118420145 gene encoding lactose-binding lectin l-2-like — MLSSARLPGCPDGFTKFEGACFKAYHHTVTYGQARQFCAGKGGLLAMPKDRRTDDFLWNLKNAADSGSFFWFGLSDENSEGRWMWEDGTVHNVYADWGNWQEGQPNNQDGNEDCAHCNSPAKPGWNDLSCGYTAKFICQTTGVSDDIIGN; from the exons ATGTTATCAAGTGCTAGGCTTCCAG GTTGTCCCGATGGCTTTACTAAATTCGAGGGAGCCTGCTTCAAGGCGTACCATCATACAGTTACCTACGGCCAGGCGAGGCAGTTTTGTGCCGGCAAGGGGGGACTATTGGCCATGCCCAAAGACAGGAGGACAGACGACTTTTTGTGGAATCTGAAAAACGCAGCAGATTCCGGGAGCTTTTTCTGGTTCGGTTTGAGCGACGAGAACTCGGAGGGCCGGTGGATGTGGGAAGATGGGACTGTTCATAACGTGTACGCCGACTGGGGCAACTGGCAAGAGGGACAACCCAACAACCAAGACGGAAACGAAGACTGTGCGCATTGCAATTCTCCTGCAAAGCCGGGATGGAACGACCTGTCGTGCGGATACACAGCCAAGTTTATCTGCCAGACGACAGGTGTGTCAGACGATATTATCGGAAATTAG
- the LOC118419185 gene encoding cyclin-dependent kinase 11B-like isoform X2, with protein MSHPDKLQQQHNTSAGEKWRVKTLDEILEEKRRRKERQTMEQGSKGDHLGHLEEGELQEKRGKEGVTEGGGSDDERMEEGLDIKPPQPKKDSRSSHHSHKDRRKDKHRDRSQRRKRSLSKEGADYGPARQKRRSKEPERADHKERRHARPADFAARGRSQKQPYRERERPRERTDAPREPEPWRRDRVAPRPEREPPRGDRLAPRSDRERERPRSKEDLRRKERRDVAPPQSSRSGQSRKREGERSPARPPRDEQNSRAPPKYESPKVKEQDEPQSADERVQTPPKEEEEEERGMEGEREEERSESSGEGSSGEESGSEGEGSEGEGSEGEGSEEGEESGDESGSSSSSSEDEDSGEESGSGDNQGSEQSGSERSVSPDHPENKTHHVHVKSKFDEESGGSEEEEDQSEPPSDNEYVVADSPPESPPELKPEVPPYLPAVMGCRNVEEFSCLNRIEEGTYGVVYRAKDKKTGEIVALKRLKMEKEKEGFPITSLREINTLLKAQHPNIVTVREIVVGSNMDKIYIVMDYVEHDLKSLMETMKQPFLVGETKTLLIQLLRAVQHLHDNWILHRDLKTSNLLLSHKGILKVGDFGLAREYGSPLKPYTPIVVTLWYRAPELLLGVKEYSTHIDLWSVGCIFAEFLTMKPLWSGKSEIDQLNKIFKDLGTPSERIWPGYNELPAVKKCTFAEYPYNNLRSRFGAYLSDLGFELLNKFLTYCPSKRITAEDALKHEFFRESPQPVDPSMFPTWPAKSEQTTTRVKRGSSPRPPEGGLGYAQQLAEDGDIEPGLGFHFNTSQQGVSAKGAGFNLKF; from the exons GTGAGCTTCAGGAGAAGAGAGGGAAGGAGGGAGTGACTGAAGGAGGTGGAAGTGACGATGAACGGATGGAGGAAGGACTTGACATCAAACCTCCACAGCCCAAGAAAGACAGcag gtcATCGCATCATTCCCACAAGGACAGAAGGAAAGACAAACACCGGGACAGATCCCAGCGCAGGAAACGTTCGCTGTCTAAAGAAGGTGCTGACTACGGTCCCGCTAGGCAGAAGCGACGCAGCAAGGAACCAGAACGGGCGGACCACAAGGAGCGCCGGCACGCACGGCCGGCAGACTTCGCAGCAAGGGGGCGATCGCAGAAGCAGCCATACAGGGAGCGCGAACGTCCGCGGGAAAGAACAGACGCACCGAGGGAACCAGAACCGTGGAGACGTGATCGAGTCGCGCCTCGTCCGGAGAGGGAGCCACCGCGAGGTGACAGGCTGGCTCCTCGTTCCGACAGGGAGAGGGAGCGACCGCGGTCGAAGGAGGACTTGCGGAGGAAGGAGCGAAGGGATGTGGCTCCCCCGCAGAGCAGTCGCAGCGGACAGAGTCGGAAACGGGAAGGCGAGCGAAGCCCCGCCAGACCACCACGTGATGAACAGAACTCACGGGCACCACCGAAATATGAATCACCAAAGGTAAAGGAGCAAGATGAGCCACAAAGTGCAGATGAGAGGGTGCAAACACCACcaaaggaggaggaagaagaagagagagggatggagggagagagggaggaagAGAGAAGTGAGAGTTCTGGGGAGGGGTCATCAGGAGAGGAGTCAGGGTCAGAGGGCGAGGGGTCAGAGGGTGAAGGGTCAGAGGGTGAGGGGTCAGAAGAAGGAGAGGAAAGCGGGGATGAGTCAGGATCCAGCAGCTCTTCTTCGGAGGATGAGGATTCCGGGGAGGAATCTGGCTCCGGGGACAACCAAGGCAGCGAGCAATCCGGCAGCGAGCGATCTGTGAGCCCAGATCACCCCGAGAACAAAACCCACCACGTCCACGTCAAGTCCAAGTTCGACGAGGAATCGGGAGGGAGCGAGGAAGAAGAGGACCAATCGGAACCACCCTCTGATAACGAGTACGTGGTGGCGGATTCGCCTCCCGAGTCGCCGCCAGAGCTGAAACCCGAGGTTCCCCCGTACCTTCCAGCCGTCATGGGCTGCCGTAATGTGGAAGAGTTCTCCTGCCTCAACAGAATAGAGGAGGGCACCTACGGGGTCGTGTACCGTGCCAAGGACAAGAAGACAGGAGAGATCGTGGCCCTGAAACGGCTGAAAATGGAGAAGGAAAAGGAAGGGTTCCCGATCACCTCTCTTCGCGAGATCAACACCCTTCTGAAAGCACAGCATCCGAATATCGTGACGGTACGCGAAATCGTGGTCGGCAGCAATATGGACAAGATCTATATTGTGATGGATTACGTCGAGCACGACCTAAAGTCGCTTATGGAGACGATGAAGCAGCCGTTTCTCGTGGGAGAGACGAAGACGCTACTCATCCAGCTGCTCCGCGCGGTCCAACATCTCCATGACAACTGGATCCTCCATCGAGACCTGAAGACCTCCAACCTCCTCCTCTCGCACAAGGGCATCCTCAAGGTCGGCGATTTTGGGCTAGCGCGGGAGTACGGCTCACCACTGAAACCGTACACGCCGATCGTGGTCACCCTGTGGTACCGCGCTCCGGAACTCTTGCTCGGCGTGAAGGAATACTCCACGCACATCGACCTGTGGTCCGTTGGGTGCATCTTTGCCGAGTTCCTCACCATGAAACCCCTGTGGTCGGGCAAATCGGAGATCGACCAACTGAACAAGATCTTCAAAGATCTGGGTACCCCCAGTGAGAGaatctggcccgggtataacGAACTCCCTGCTGTGAAGAAGTGTACCTTTGCCGAGTATCCCTACAACAACCTTCGCAGTCGGTTTGGCGCGTACCTCTCGGATCTAGGCTTTGAACTCCTCAATAAGTTCCTTACGTACTGTCCTTCGAAGAGGATCACAGCAGAAGACGCGCTGAAGCACGAGTTTTTCCGCGAGTCTCCACAGCCGGTGGACCCGAGCATGTTTCCCACGTGGCCGGCGAAGAGCGAACAGACCACGACGCGGGTCAAGAGGGGAAGCAGCCCACGGCCGCCAGAGGGAGGGTTGGGTTATGCCCAACAGTTGGCAGAAGATGGGGACATTGAGCCTGGGCTGGGTTTCCACTTTAACACCTCCCAGCAAGGGGTGTCGGCCAAGGGAGCCGGCTTCAACCTGAAGTTCTAA
- the LOC118419185 gene encoding cyclin-dependent kinase 11B-like isoform X1, with protein MSHPDKLQQQHNTSAGEKWRVKTLDEILEEKRRRKERQTMEQGSKGDHLGHLEEGELEDEWAHHRTGDDGRDAYRHIENGELQEKRGKEGVTEGGGSDDERMEEGLDIKPPQPKKDSRSSHHSHKDRRKDKHRDRSQRRKRSLSKEGADYGPARQKRRSKEPERADHKERRHARPADFAARGRSQKQPYRERERPRERTDAPREPEPWRRDRVAPRPEREPPRGDRLAPRSDRERERPRSKEDLRRKERRDVAPPQSSRSGQSRKREGERSPARPPRDEQNSRAPPKYESPKVKEQDEPQSADERVQTPPKEEEEEERGMEGEREEERSESSGEGSSGEESGSEGEGSEGEGSEGEGSEEGEESGDESGSSSSSSEDEDSGEESGSGDNQGSEQSGSERSVSPDHPENKTHHVHVKSKFDEESGGSEEEEDQSEPPSDNEYVVADSPPESPPELKPEVPPYLPAVMGCRNVEEFSCLNRIEEGTYGVVYRAKDKKTGEIVALKRLKMEKEKEGFPITSLREINTLLKAQHPNIVTVREIVVGSNMDKIYIVMDYVEHDLKSLMETMKQPFLVGETKTLLIQLLRAVQHLHDNWILHRDLKTSNLLLSHKGILKVGDFGLAREYGSPLKPYTPIVVTLWYRAPELLLGVKEYSTHIDLWSVGCIFAEFLTMKPLWSGKSEIDQLNKIFKDLGTPSERIWPGYNELPAVKKCTFAEYPYNNLRSRFGAYLSDLGFELLNKFLTYCPSKRITAEDALKHEFFRESPQPVDPSMFPTWPAKSEQTTTRVKRGSSPRPPEGGLGYAQQLAEDGDIEPGLGFHFNTSQQGVSAKGAGFNLKF; from the exons GGGAGCTGGAAGACGAATGGGCACACCACAGAACAGGAGACGATGGTAGAGATGCCTACAGGCACATAGAAAATG GTGAGCTTCAGGAGAAGAGAGGGAAGGAGGGAGTGACTGAAGGAGGTGGAAGTGACGATGAACGGATGGAGGAAGGACTTGACATCAAACCTCCACAGCCCAAGAAAGACAGcag gtcATCGCATCATTCCCACAAGGACAGAAGGAAAGACAAACACCGGGACAGATCCCAGCGCAGGAAACGTTCGCTGTCTAAAGAAGGTGCTGACTACGGTCCCGCTAGGCAGAAGCGACGCAGCAAGGAACCAGAACGGGCGGACCACAAGGAGCGCCGGCACGCACGGCCGGCAGACTTCGCAGCAAGGGGGCGATCGCAGAAGCAGCCATACAGGGAGCGCGAACGTCCGCGGGAAAGAACAGACGCACCGAGGGAACCAGAACCGTGGAGACGTGATCGAGTCGCGCCTCGTCCGGAGAGGGAGCCACCGCGAGGTGACAGGCTGGCTCCTCGTTCCGACAGGGAGAGGGAGCGACCGCGGTCGAAGGAGGACTTGCGGAGGAAGGAGCGAAGGGATGTGGCTCCCCCGCAGAGCAGTCGCAGCGGACAGAGTCGGAAACGGGAAGGCGAGCGAAGCCCCGCCAGACCACCACGTGATGAACAGAACTCACGGGCACCACCGAAATATGAATCACCAAAGGTAAAGGAGCAAGATGAGCCACAAAGTGCAGATGAGAGGGTGCAAACACCACcaaaggaggaggaagaagaagagagagggatggagggagagagggaggaagAGAGAAGTGAGAGTTCTGGGGAGGGGTCATCAGGAGAGGAGTCAGGGTCAGAGGGCGAGGGGTCAGAGGGTGAAGGGTCAGAGGGTGAGGGGTCAGAAGAAGGAGAGGAAAGCGGGGATGAGTCAGGATCCAGCAGCTCTTCTTCGGAGGATGAGGATTCCGGGGAGGAATCTGGCTCCGGGGACAACCAAGGCAGCGAGCAATCCGGCAGCGAGCGATCTGTGAGCCCAGATCACCCCGAGAACAAAACCCACCACGTCCACGTCAAGTCCAAGTTCGACGAGGAATCGGGAGGGAGCGAGGAAGAAGAGGACCAATCGGAACCACCCTCTGATAACGAGTACGTGGTGGCGGATTCGCCTCCCGAGTCGCCGCCAGAGCTGAAACCCGAGGTTCCCCCGTACCTTCCAGCCGTCATGGGCTGCCGTAATGTGGAAGAGTTCTCCTGCCTCAACAGAATAGAGGAGGGCACCTACGGGGTCGTGTACCGTGCCAAGGACAAGAAGACAGGAGAGATCGTGGCCCTGAAACGGCTGAAAATGGAGAAGGAAAAGGAAGGGTTCCCGATCACCTCTCTTCGCGAGATCAACACCCTTCTGAAAGCACAGCATCCGAATATCGTGACGGTACGCGAAATCGTGGTCGGCAGCAATATGGACAAGATCTATATTGTGATGGATTACGTCGAGCACGACCTAAAGTCGCTTATGGAGACGATGAAGCAGCCGTTTCTCGTGGGAGAGACGAAGACGCTACTCATCCAGCTGCTCCGCGCGGTCCAACATCTCCATGACAACTGGATCCTCCATCGAGACCTGAAGACCTCCAACCTCCTCCTCTCGCACAAGGGCATCCTCAAGGTCGGCGATTTTGGGCTAGCGCGGGAGTACGGCTCACCACTGAAACCGTACACGCCGATCGTGGTCACCCTGTGGTACCGCGCTCCGGAACTCTTGCTCGGCGTGAAGGAATACTCCACGCACATCGACCTGTGGTCCGTTGGGTGCATCTTTGCCGAGTTCCTCACCATGAAACCCCTGTGGTCGGGCAAATCGGAGATCGACCAACTGAACAAGATCTTCAAAGATCTGGGTACCCCCAGTGAGAGaatctggcccgggtataacGAACTCCCTGCTGTGAAGAAGTGTACCTTTGCCGAGTATCCCTACAACAACCTTCGCAGTCGGTTTGGCGCGTACCTCTCGGATCTAGGCTTTGAACTCCTCAATAAGTTCCTTACGTACTGTCCTTCGAAGAGGATCACAGCAGAAGACGCGCTGAAGCACGAGTTTTTCCGCGAGTCTCCACAGCCGGTGGACCCGAGCATGTTTCCCACGTGGCCGGCGAAGAGCGAACAGACCACGACGCGGGTCAAGAGGGGAAGCAGCCCACGGCCGCCAGAGGGAGGGTTGGGTTATGCCCAACAGTTGGCAGAAGATGGGGACATTGAGCCTGGGCTGGGTTTCCACTTTAACACCTCCCAGCAAGGGGTGTCGGCCAAGGGAGCCGGCTTCAACCTGAAGTTCTAA